From Ochotona princeps isolate mOchPri1 chromosome X, mOchPri1.hap1, whole genome shotgun sequence, one genomic window encodes:
- the FHL1 gene encoding four and a half LIM domains protein 1 isoform X7 produces MASRHSGPSGYKVGTMTEKFDCHYCRDPLQGKKYVQKDGHHCCLKCFDKFCANTCAECRKPIGADSKEVHYKNRYWHDNCFRCAKCLHPLANETFVAKDNKIMCNKCATREDSPKCKGCFKAIVAGDQNVEYKGTIWHKDCFTCSNCKQVIGTGSFFPKGEDFYCVTCHETKFAKHCVKCNKAITSGGITYQDQPWHADCFVCVTCSKKLAGQRFTAVEDQYYCVDCYKNFVAKKCAGCKNPITGKRTVSRVSHPVSKARKPPVCHGKRLPLTLFPSANLRGRHPGGERTCPSWVVVLYRKNRSLAAPRGPGLVKAPVWWPMKDNPGTTTASTAKNAP; encoded by the exons GCCCCTCAGGTTACAAGGTTGGCACCATGACTGAGAAGTTTGACTGCCACTACTGCAGGGACCCCTTGCAAGGGAAGAAATATGTGCAGAAGGACGGCCACCATTGCTGCCTGAAGTGCTTTGACAAGTTCTGCGCCAACACCTGCGCAGAATGCCGCAAGCCCATTGGTGCGGACTCCAAG GAGGTGCACTATAAGAACCGCTACTGGCACGACAACTGCTTCCGCTGTGCTAAGTGCCTTCACCCCTTGGCCAATGAAACCTTTGTGGCCAAGGACAACAAGATTATGTGCAACAAGTGCGCCACTCGTGAGGACTCCCCCAAGTGCAAGGGGTGCTTCAAAGCTATTGTGGCAG GAGATCAAAACGTGGAGTACAAGGGCACCATCTGGCACAAGGACTGCTTCACCTGCAGCAACTGCAAGCAAGTCATCGGGACTGGAAGCTTCTTCCCGAAAGGGGAGGACTTCTACTGCGTGACTTGCCACGAGACCAAGTTCGCGAAGCACTGCGTCAAGTGCAACAAG GCCATCACCTCTGGAGGAATCACTTACCAGGATCAGCCCTGGCATGCCGATTGCTTTGTGTGTGTTACCTGCTCTAAGAAGCTGGCTGGGCAGCGTTTCACCGCTGTGGAGGACCAGTATTACTGCGTGGATTGCTACAAGAACTTTGTGGCCAAGAAGTGTGCTGGATGCAAGAACCCCATCACTG GGAAAAGGACTGTGTCAAGAGTGAGCCACCCAGTCTCTAAAGCTAGGAAGCCCCCAGTGTGCCACGGGAAACGCTTGCCTCTCACCCTGTTTCCCAGCGCCAACCTCCGGGGCAGGCATCCGGGTGGAGAGAGGACTTGTCCCTCGTGGGTGGTGGTTCTTTATAGAAAAAATCGAAGCTTAGCAGCTCCTCGAGGCCCG GGTTTGGTAAAGGCGCCAGTGTGGTGGCCTATGAAGGACAATCCTGGCACGACTACTGCTTCCACTGCAAAAAATGCTCCGTGA
- the FHL1 gene encoding four and a half LIM domains protein 1 isoform X2, whose protein sequence is MSSTSSELPEQEPSSSGPSGYKVGTMTEKFDCHYCRDPLQGKKYVQKDGHHCCLKCFDKFCANTCAECRKPIGADSKEVHYKNRYWHDNCFRCAKCLHPLANETFVAKDNKIMCNKCATREDSPKCKGCFKAIVAGDQNVEYKGTIWHKDCFTCSNCKQVIGTGSFFPKGEDFYCVTCHETKFAKHCVKCNKAITSGGITYQDQPWHADCFVCVTCSKKLAGQRFTAVEDQYYCVDCYKNFVAKKCAGCKNPITGFGKGASVVAYEGQSWHDYCFHCKKCSVNLANKRFVFHQEQVYCPDCAKKL, encoded by the exons GCCCCTCAGGTTACAAGGTTGGCACCATGACTGAGAAGTTTGACTGCCACTACTGCAGGGACCCCTTGCAAGGGAAGAAATATGTGCAGAAGGACGGCCACCATTGCTGCCTGAAGTGCTTTGACAAGTTCTGCGCCAACACCTGCGCAGAATGCCGCAAGCCCATTGGTGCGGACTCCAAG GAGGTGCACTATAAGAACCGCTACTGGCACGACAACTGCTTCCGCTGTGCTAAGTGCCTTCACCCCTTGGCCAATGAAACCTTTGTGGCCAAGGACAACAAGATTATGTGCAACAAGTGCGCCACTCGTGAGGACTCCCCCAAGTGCAAGGGGTGCTTCAAAGCTATTGTGGCAG GAGATCAAAACGTGGAGTACAAGGGCACCATCTGGCACAAGGACTGCTTCACCTGCAGCAACTGCAAGCAAGTCATCGGGACTGGAAGCTTCTTCCCGAAAGGGGAGGACTTCTACTGCGTGACTTGCCACGAGACCAAGTTCGCGAAGCACTGCGTCAAGTGCAACAAG GCCATCACCTCTGGAGGAATCACTTACCAGGATCAGCCCTGGCATGCCGATTGCTTTGTGTGTGTTACCTGCTCTAAGAAGCTGGCTGGGCAGCGTTTCACCGCTGTGGAGGACCAGTATTACTGCGTGGATTGCTACAAGAACTTTGTGGCCAAGAAGTGTGCTGGATGCAAGAACCCCATCACTG GGTTTGGTAAAGGCGCCAGTGTGGTGGCCTATGAAGGACAATCCTGGCACGACTACTGCTTCCACTGCAAAAAATGCTCCGTGAATCTGGCCAACAAGCGTTTTGTTTTCCACCAGGAGCAAGTGTACTGCCCCGACTGTGCCAAAAAGCTGTAA
- the FHL1 gene encoding four and a half LIM domains protein 1 isoform X5, with translation MEVRAGVWGCSASWWNALSCGPSGYKVGTMTEKFDCHYCRDPLQGKKYVQKDGHHCCLKCFDKFCANTCAECRKPIGADSKEVHYKNRYWHDNCFRCAKCLHPLANETFVAKDNKIMCNKCATREDSPKCKGCFKAIVAGDQNVEYKGTIWHKDCFTCSNCKQVIGTGSFFPKGEDFYCVTCHETKFAKHCVKCNKGLVKAPVWWPMKDNPGTTTASTAKNAP, from the exons ATGGAAGTGAGAGCAGGAGTTTGGGGCTGTTCAGCTAGCTGGTGGAACGCGCTTAGCTGCG GCCCCTCAGGTTACAAGGTTGGCACCATGACTGAGAAGTTTGACTGCCACTACTGCAGGGACCCCTTGCAAGGGAAGAAATATGTGCAGAAGGACGGCCACCATTGCTGCCTGAAGTGCTTTGACAAGTTCTGCGCCAACACCTGCGCAGAATGCCGCAAGCCCATTGGTGCGGACTCCAAG GAGGTGCACTATAAGAACCGCTACTGGCACGACAACTGCTTCCGCTGTGCTAAGTGCCTTCACCCCTTGGCCAATGAAACCTTTGTGGCCAAGGACAACAAGATTATGTGCAACAAGTGCGCCACTCGTGAGGACTCCCCCAAGTGCAAGGGGTGCTTCAAAGCTATTGTGGCAG GAGATCAAAACGTGGAGTACAAGGGCACCATCTGGCACAAGGACTGCTTCACCTGCAGCAACTGCAAGCAAGTCATCGGGACTGGAAGCTTCTTCCCGAAAGGGGAGGACTTCTACTGCGTGACTTGCCACGAGACCAAGTTCGCGAAGCACTGCGTCAAGTGCAACAAG GGTTTGGTAAAGGCGCCAGTGTGGTGGCCTATGAAGGACAATCCTGGCACGACTACTGCTTCCACTGCAAAAAATGCTCCGTGA
- the FHL1 gene encoding four and a half LIM domains protein 1 isoform X3 yields MASRHSGPSGYKVGTMTEKFDCHYCRDPLQGKKYVQKDGHHCCLKCFDKFCANTCAECRKPIGADSKEVHYKNRYWHDNCFRCAKCLHPLANETFVAKDNKIMCNKCATREDSPKCKGCFKAIVAGDQNVEYKGTIWHKDCFTCSNCKQVIGTGSFFPKGEDFYCVTCHETKFAKHCVKCNKAITSGGITYQDQPWHADCFVCVTCSKKLAGQRFTAVEDQYYCVDCYKNFVAKKCAGCKNPITGFGKGASVVAYEGQSWHDYCFHCKKCSVNLANKRFVFHQEQVYCPDCAKKL; encoded by the exons GCCCCTCAGGTTACAAGGTTGGCACCATGACTGAGAAGTTTGACTGCCACTACTGCAGGGACCCCTTGCAAGGGAAGAAATATGTGCAGAAGGACGGCCACCATTGCTGCCTGAAGTGCTTTGACAAGTTCTGCGCCAACACCTGCGCAGAATGCCGCAAGCCCATTGGTGCGGACTCCAAG GAGGTGCACTATAAGAACCGCTACTGGCACGACAACTGCTTCCGCTGTGCTAAGTGCCTTCACCCCTTGGCCAATGAAACCTTTGTGGCCAAGGACAACAAGATTATGTGCAACAAGTGCGCCACTCGTGAGGACTCCCCCAAGTGCAAGGGGTGCTTCAAAGCTATTGTGGCAG GAGATCAAAACGTGGAGTACAAGGGCACCATCTGGCACAAGGACTGCTTCACCTGCAGCAACTGCAAGCAAGTCATCGGGACTGGAAGCTTCTTCCCGAAAGGGGAGGACTTCTACTGCGTGACTTGCCACGAGACCAAGTTCGCGAAGCACTGCGTCAAGTGCAACAAG GCCATCACCTCTGGAGGAATCACTTACCAGGATCAGCCCTGGCATGCCGATTGCTTTGTGTGTGTTACCTGCTCTAAGAAGCTGGCTGGGCAGCGTTTCACCGCTGTGGAGGACCAGTATTACTGCGTGGATTGCTACAAGAACTTTGTGGCCAAGAAGTGTGCTGGATGCAAGAACCCCATCACTG GGTTTGGTAAAGGCGCCAGTGTGGTGGCCTATGAAGGACAATCCTGGCACGACTACTGCTTCCACTGCAAAAAATGCTCCGTGAATCTGGCCAACAAGCGTTTTGTTTTCCACCAGGAGCAAGTGTACTGCCCCGACTGTGCCAAAAAGCTGTAA
- the FHL1 gene encoding four and a half LIM domains protein 1 isoform X6 translates to MASRHSGPSGYKVGTMTEKFDCHYCRDPLQGKKYVQKDGHHCCLKCFDKFCANTCAECRKPIGADSKEVHYKNRYWHDNCFRCAKCLHPLANETFVAKDNKIMCNKCATREDSPKCKGCFKAIVAGDQNVEYKGTIWHKDCFTCSNCKQVIGTGSFFPKGEDFYCVTCHETKFAKHCVKCNKGLVKAPVWWPMKDNPGTTTASTAKNAP, encoded by the exons GCCCCTCAGGTTACAAGGTTGGCACCATGACTGAGAAGTTTGACTGCCACTACTGCAGGGACCCCTTGCAAGGGAAGAAATATGTGCAGAAGGACGGCCACCATTGCTGCCTGAAGTGCTTTGACAAGTTCTGCGCCAACACCTGCGCAGAATGCCGCAAGCCCATTGGTGCGGACTCCAAG GAGGTGCACTATAAGAACCGCTACTGGCACGACAACTGCTTCCGCTGTGCTAAGTGCCTTCACCCCTTGGCCAATGAAACCTTTGTGGCCAAGGACAACAAGATTATGTGCAACAAGTGCGCCACTCGTGAGGACTCCCCCAAGTGCAAGGGGTGCTTCAAAGCTATTGTGGCAG GAGATCAAAACGTGGAGTACAAGGGCACCATCTGGCACAAGGACTGCTTCACCTGCAGCAACTGCAAGCAAGTCATCGGGACTGGAAGCTTCTTCCCGAAAGGGGAGGACTTCTACTGCGTGACTTGCCACGAGACCAAGTTCGCGAAGCACTGCGTCAAGTGCAACAAG GGTTTGGTAAAGGCGCCAGTGTGGTGGCCTATGAAGGACAATCCTGGCACGACTACTGCTTCCACTGCAAAAAATGCTCCGTGA
- the FHL1 gene encoding four and a half LIM domains protein 1 isoform X4, with protein MTEKFDCHYCRDPLQGKKYVQKDGHHCCLKCFDKFCANTCAECRKPIGADSKEVHYKNRYWHDNCFRCAKCLHPLANETFVAKDNKIMCNKCATREDSPKCKGCFKAIVAGDQNVEYKGTIWHKDCFTCSNCKQVIGTGSFFPKGEDFYCVTCHETKFAKHCVKCNKAITSGGITYQDQPWHADCFVCVTCSKKLAGQRFTAVEDQYYCVDCYKNFVAKKCAGCKNPITGFGKGASVVAYEGQSWHDYCFHCKKCSVNLANKRFVFHQEQVYCPDCAKKL; from the exons ATGACTGAGAAGTTTGACTGCCACTACTGCAGGGACCCCTTGCAAGGGAAGAAATATGTGCAGAAGGACGGCCACCATTGCTGCCTGAAGTGCTTTGACAAGTTCTGCGCCAACACCTGCGCAGAATGCCGCAAGCCCATTGGTGCGGACTCCAAG GAGGTGCACTATAAGAACCGCTACTGGCACGACAACTGCTTCCGCTGTGCTAAGTGCCTTCACCCCTTGGCCAATGAAACCTTTGTGGCCAAGGACAACAAGATTATGTGCAACAAGTGCGCCACTCGTGAGGACTCCCCCAAGTGCAAGGGGTGCTTCAAAGCTATTGTGGCAG GAGATCAAAACGTGGAGTACAAGGGCACCATCTGGCACAAGGACTGCTTCACCTGCAGCAACTGCAAGCAAGTCATCGGGACTGGAAGCTTCTTCCCGAAAGGGGAGGACTTCTACTGCGTGACTTGCCACGAGACCAAGTTCGCGAAGCACTGCGTCAAGTGCAACAAG GCCATCACCTCTGGAGGAATCACTTACCAGGATCAGCCCTGGCATGCCGATTGCTTTGTGTGTGTTACCTGCTCTAAGAAGCTGGCTGGGCAGCGTTTCACCGCTGTGGAGGACCAGTATTACTGCGTGGATTGCTACAAGAACTTTGTGGCCAAGAAGTGTGCTGGATGCAAGAACCCCATCACTG GGTTTGGTAAAGGCGCCAGTGTGGTGGCCTATGAAGGACAATCCTGGCACGACTACTGCTTCCACTGCAAAAAATGCTCCGTGAATCTGGCCAACAAGCGTTTTGTTTTCCACCAGGAGCAAGTGTACTGCCCCGACTGTGCCAAAAAGCTGTAA
- the FHL1 gene encoding four and a half LIM domains protein 1 isoform X1, with the protein MEVRAGVWGCSASWWNALSCGPSGYKVGTMTEKFDCHYCRDPLQGKKYVQKDGHHCCLKCFDKFCANTCAECRKPIGADSKEVHYKNRYWHDNCFRCAKCLHPLANETFVAKDNKIMCNKCATREDSPKCKGCFKAIVAGDQNVEYKGTIWHKDCFTCSNCKQVIGTGSFFPKGEDFYCVTCHETKFAKHCVKCNKAITSGGITYQDQPWHADCFVCVTCSKKLAGQRFTAVEDQYYCVDCYKNFVAKKCAGCKNPITGFGKGASVVAYEGQSWHDYCFHCKKCSVNLANKRFVFHQEQVYCPDCAKKL; encoded by the exons ATGGAAGTGAGAGCAGGAGTTTGGGGCTGTTCAGCTAGCTGGTGGAACGCGCTTAGCTGCG GCCCCTCAGGTTACAAGGTTGGCACCATGACTGAGAAGTTTGACTGCCACTACTGCAGGGACCCCTTGCAAGGGAAGAAATATGTGCAGAAGGACGGCCACCATTGCTGCCTGAAGTGCTTTGACAAGTTCTGCGCCAACACCTGCGCAGAATGCCGCAAGCCCATTGGTGCGGACTCCAAG GAGGTGCACTATAAGAACCGCTACTGGCACGACAACTGCTTCCGCTGTGCTAAGTGCCTTCACCCCTTGGCCAATGAAACCTTTGTGGCCAAGGACAACAAGATTATGTGCAACAAGTGCGCCACTCGTGAGGACTCCCCCAAGTGCAAGGGGTGCTTCAAAGCTATTGTGGCAG GAGATCAAAACGTGGAGTACAAGGGCACCATCTGGCACAAGGACTGCTTCACCTGCAGCAACTGCAAGCAAGTCATCGGGACTGGAAGCTTCTTCCCGAAAGGGGAGGACTTCTACTGCGTGACTTGCCACGAGACCAAGTTCGCGAAGCACTGCGTCAAGTGCAACAAG GCCATCACCTCTGGAGGAATCACTTACCAGGATCAGCCCTGGCATGCCGATTGCTTTGTGTGTGTTACCTGCTCTAAGAAGCTGGCTGGGCAGCGTTTCACCGCTGTGGAGGACCAGTATTACTGCGTGGATTGCTACAAGAACTTTGTGGCCAAGAAGTGTGCTGGATGCAAGAACCCCATCACTG GGTTTGGTAAAGGCGCCAGTGTGGTGGCCTATGAAGGACAATCCTGGCACGACTACTGCTTCCACTGCAAAAAATGCTCCGTGAATCTGGCCAACAAGCGTTTTGTTTTCCACCAGGAGCAAGTGTACTGCCCCGACTGTGCCAAAAAGCTGTAA